Proteins from a genomic interval of Streptomyces sp. NBC_00820:
- a CDS encoding P1 family peptidase, with protein MTVDALTDVAGLRVGHAARGEAGWLTGTTVVLAPEGGAVAAVDVRGGGPGTKETDALDPRNLVRKVDAVVLTGGSAYGLDTTTGVMAWLEEQGRGVRVGADPAQVVPVVPAACVFDLGRGGDFRARPDAAMGRAAIEAAAATEPGAPVAEGCVGAGTGAVAGRIKGGVGSASTVLDSGITVAALVVVNAAGSVLAPETGVLYGELFQGRVTCPEEGVHEAARRRLAETTATHAPPPLNTTLAVVATDADLSKAQAQKVAGTAHDGIARAVRPVHLLDDGDTVFALATGARPLDAQDPLALNEILAAGADLVTRAIVRAVRAAQGVDGPGGVWPSYEELYGGRPEAH; from the coding sequence ATGACAGTTGACGCGCTGACGGACGTCGCGGGGCTCCGGGTGGGACACGCCGCGCGCGGCGAGGCGGGCTGGCTCACCGGGACCACGGTGGTGCTCGCCCCCGAGGGCGGCGCGGTCGCCGCGGTGGACGTGCGCGGGGGCGGCCCCGGCACCAAGGAGACCGACGCCCTGGACCCGCGCAACCTGGTGCGCAAGGTCGACGCGGTCGTGCTCACCGGAGGCAGCGCGTACGGGCTCGACACGACGACGGGGGTGATGGCCTGGCTGGAGGAACAGGGGCGCGGGGTACGGGTCGGGGCGGATCCGGCGCAGGTGGTGCCGGTGGTACCCGCGGCGTGCGTCTTCGACCTGGGACGCGGCGGCGACTTCCGCGCCCGCCCGGACGCTGCGATGGGCCGGGCCGCGATCGAGGCGGCCGCGGCGACCGAGCCGGGGGCGCCGGTGGCCGAGGGGTGCGTGGGCGCCGGCACGGGCGCCGTGGCGGGCCGGATCAAGGGCGGGGTGGGGTCCGCGAGCACCGTGCTCGACTCCGGGATCACGGTCGCCGCGCTGGTGGTGGTGAACGCGGCGGGGTCCGTGCTGGCTCCGGAAACGGGCGTCCTGTACGGGGAGTTGTTCCAGGGCCGCGTGACCTGTCCGGAGGAGGGTGTGCACGAGGCCGCGCGGCGGCGTCTGGCCGAGACCACGGCGACGCACGCGCCCCCGCCGCTCAACACCACGCTCGCCGTGGTCGCGACCGACGCGGACCTCTCCAAGGCACAGGCGCAGAAGGTGGCGGGCACGGCGCACGACGGCATCGCGCGCGCCGTGCGGCCGGTTCATCTGCTGGACGACGGCGACACGGTCTTCGCGCTGGCCACCGGCGCGCGCCCGCTGGACGCCCAGGACCCGTTGGCGCTCAACGAGATCCTCGCGGCCGGTGCGGACCTGGTGACGCGCGCGATCGTGCGGGCCGTACGCGCGGCGCAGGGGGTGGACGGACCCGGCGGAGTGTGGCCGTCCTACGAGGAGT